In Pseudomonas asiatica, the following are encoded in one genomic region:
- the queA gene encoding tRNA preQ1(34) S-adenosylmethionine ribosyltransferase-isomerase QueA, giving the protein MRVADFSFELPDSLIARHPLAERHGSRLLVLDGPTGALAHRQFPDLLEYLRPGDLMVFNNTRVIPARLFGQKASGGKLEVLVERVLDSHRVLAHVRASKAPKVGAVILIDGGGEAEMVARHDTLFELRFTEEVLPLLDRVGHMPLPPYIDRPDEGADRERYQTVYAERAGAVAAPTAGLHFDEALLEKIAAKGVERAFVTLHVGAGTFQPVRVDKIEDHHMHKEWLEVSQEVVDAIEACRARGGRVIAVGTTSVRSLESAARDGVLKAFSGDTDIFIYPGRPFHVVDALVTNFHLPESTLLMLVSAFAGYPETMAAYAAAVEQGYRFFSYGDAMFITRNPAPRGPEDQA; this is encoded by the coding sequence ATGCGCGTCGCCGATTTTTCCTTCGAACTCCCCGATTCCCTGATCGCCCGCCACCCGCTGGCCGAGCGCCATGGCAGCCGTCTGCTGGTGCTCGATGGGCCAACCGGCGCGCTGGCGCACCGGCAATTCCCCGATCTGCTCGAGTACCTGCGCCCCGGCGACCTGATGGTGTTCAACAACACCCGGGTGATCCCGGCGCGGTTGTTCGGCCAGAAGGCTTCCGGCGGCAAGCTGGAAGTGCTGGTCGAGCGCGTGCTCGACAGCCATCGGGTGCTGGCCCATGTGCGCGCCAGCAAGGCGCCCAAGGTAGGCGCGGTCATCCTCATCGATGGCGGCGGCGAGGCCGAAATGGTCGCACGCCATGACACGCTGTTCGAGCTGCGCTTCACCGAAGAGGTGCTGCCGCTGCTCGACCGTGTCGGCCACATGCCGCTGCCGCCGTACATCGACCGCCCCGACGAGGGCGCCGACCGTGAGCGCTACCAGACTGTGTACGCCGAACGAGCCGGTGCAGTCGCCGCACCGACCGCAGGCTTGCACTTCGATGAGGCGTTGCTGGAGAAGATTGCCGCCAAGGGTGTAGAGCGTGCCTTCGTCACCTTGCACGTGGGCGCGGGCACCTTCCAGCCGGTGCGGGTCGACAAGATCGAAGACCACCACATGCATAAAGAGTGGCTTGAAGTGAGCCAGGAGGTGGTCGATGCCATCGAGGCTTGCCGCGCCCGTGGCGGCCGGGTAATCGCAGTCGGCACCACCAGCGTGCGTTCGCTGGAGAGCGCAGCGCGCGATGGCGTGCTCAAGGCCTTCAGCGGCGATACCGACATCTTCATCTACCCGGGCCGGCCGTTCCATGTGGTCGACGCCTTGGTCACCAATTTCCACCTGCCGGAGTCCACGCTGCTGATGCTGGTCTCGGCCTTCGCCGGCTACCCCGAGACCATGGCCGCCTACGCGGCAGCGGTCGAGCAGGGGTACCGCTTCTTCAGTTACGGTGATGCCATGTTCATCACCCGCAATCCGGCGCCACGCGGGCCCGAGGATCAAGCATGA
- a CDS encoding D-amino acid dehydrogenase: MAQHVCIIGGGVIGLSTAYALVRDGFDVTLIEARDSLGSETSFANGGQLSYRYVAPLADAGVPLQALGWMLRGESPLRLRPRFDRAQWRWVAAFLGACRSSVNRANAGHLLRLALLSQSTLQTWREEDGLDGFNWRRNGKLVTFRQASSFEHARKNLAAPQQQQVLSHADCTRLDPALAEAPFVGAIYTPDEEVGDCHSFCQQLAAHLQASGRCKFRLGQAVSAIRHAHGVVNAIELDDEVLPVEQLVVAAGHRSALLALPGIDLPLYPLKGYSLTLPIGAQHKAPDLSITDYDRKIVYARIGEQLRVAAMVDIVGFDPSLDPKRLALLKRQARETFANAGDYDYAIEWAGMRPATPSGVPLLGATAYRNLWLNLGHGALGFTLACASARLLSELIGQRRPSIDLQGFTARAAGGNNRTAARL; encoded by the coding sequence ATGGCTCAGCATGTATGCATCATCGGCGGTGGCGTCATTGGGCTGTCAACCGCTTATGCACTGGTACGCGACGGCTTTGACGTGACGCTGATCGAGGCTCGCGATTCGTTGGGCAGTGAAACCAGCTTCGCCAACGGCGGCCAGCTGTCCTATCGGTACGTGGCGCCCCTGGCCGACGCAGGTGTGCCATTGCAGGCCCTTGGCTGGATGCTGCGCGGTGAATCGCCGCTGCGATTGCGCCCGCGCTTCGATCGTGCCCAATGGCGCTGGGTGGCAGCATTCCTTGGTGCTTGCCGCTCCTCGGTCAACCGTGCCAACGCAGGCCACCTGTTGCGCCTAGCGCTGTTGAGCCAATCGACCTTGCAAACTTGGCGAGAAGAGGATGGCCTGGACGGTTTCAACTGGCGGCGCAACGGCAAGCTGGTCACCTTCCGCCAGGCCAGCAGCTTCGAACATGCGCGCAAGAACCTTGCCGCGCCCCAGCAACAACAGGTGCTGTCGCACGCCGACTGCACCCGTCTGGACCCGGCACTGGCAGAGGCGCCCTTTGTCGGCGCCATCTATACCCCGGATGAAGAAGTCGGCGACTGCCACAGCTTTTGCCAGCAACTGGCGGCGCACCTGCAGGCGTCGGGACGCTGCAAATTCCGCCTGGGCCAAGCGGTGTCCGCAATTCGCCATGCGCATGGCGTAGTGAATGCAATTGAACTGGACGACGAAGTGCTGCCGGTGGAGCAATTGGTCGTTGCAGCCGGCCATCGCAGTGCGTTGCTGGCACTGCCGGGCATCGACCTGCCGCTGTATCCACTCAAGGGCTATAGCCTGACATTACCGATCGGTGCACAGCACAAGGCGCCGGACCTGAGCATCACCGACTACGATCGCAAGATCGTCTACGCCCGGATTGGTGAACAGTTGCGGGTGGCGGCGATGGTCGACATTGTCGGTTTCGATCCGTCGCTGGACCCCAAGCGCCTGGCCCTGCTAAAACGCCAGGCCCGCGAAACCTTCGCCAATGCTGGTGACTACGACTACGCCATCGAATGGGCCGGCATGCGGCCGGCGACCCCCAGCGGCGTACCGCTGCTGGGCGCAACGGCGTACCGCAATCTGTGGCTGAACCTTGGCCATGGAGCGCTGGGCTTTACCCTGGCCTGCGCCAGCGCACGTCTGCTGAGTGAACTGATCGGCCAGCGCCGCCCCTCCATCGACCTGCAGGGTTTCACCGCCCGTGCGGCTGGTGGAAATAACCGTACTGCAGCACGTCTCTGA
- the suhB gene encoding type III secretion system regulator SuhB produces the protein MQPMLNIALRAARSASELIFRSIERLDSIKVDEKEAKDYVSEVDRAAEQSIVNALRKAYPNHSIQGEETGLHAGSGEEGKDYLWIIDPLDGTTNFLRGIPHFAVSIACKYRGRLEHAVIVDPVRQEEFTASRGRGAQLNGRRLRVSSRTSLEGALLGTGFPFRDSQMADLDNYLGMFRALTGQTAGIRRAGSASLDLAYVAAGRFDAFWESGLSEWDMAAGVLLIQEAGGLVSDFNGGHDFLEKGHIVAGNIKCFKAVLTAIQPHLPENMKR, from the coding sequence ATGCAGCCTATGCTGAATATCGCCCTGCGCGCCGCTCGCAGCGCCAGTGAACTGATTTTCCGCTCCATCGAACGCCTGGATAGCATCAAGGTCGATGAGAAAGAGGCCAAGGACTACGTCTCCGAAGTCGATCGCGCCGCCGAGCAGAGCATCGTCAACGCCCTGCGCAAGGCCTACCCGAACCACTCCATCCAGGGCGAGGAAACCGGCCTGCACGCGGGTAGCGGCGAAGAAGGCAAGGATTACCTGTGGATCATCGACCCGCTGGACGGCACCACCAACTTCCTGCGCGGCATCCCGCACTTCGCGGTCAGCATCGCCTGCAAGTACCGTGGCCGCCTTGAGCACGCCGTGATCGTCGACCCGGTTCGCCAGGAAGAATTCACTGCCAGCCGCGGCCGTGGCGCCCAGCTCAATGGTCGCCGCCTGCGTGTCAGCTCGCGCACCAGCCTGGAAGGCGCGCTGCTGGGTACCGGCTTCCCGTTCCGTGACAGCCAGATGGCCGACCTGGACAACTACCTGGGCATGTTCCGCGCCCTGACTGGCCAGACCGCCGGTATCCGCCGCGCCGGCTCCGCCAGCCTGGACCTGGCCTACGTGGCCGCCGGCCGTTTTGACGCTTTCTGGGAGTCGGGCCTGTCCGAATGGGACATGGCGGCCGGCGTGCTGCTGATCCAGGAAGCGGGCGGCCTGGTGAGCGACTTCAACGGCGGCCATGACTTCCTCGAGAAGGGCCATATCGTTGCGGGCAACATCAAATGCTTCAAGGCCGTGCTGACCGCTATCCAGCCGCACCTGCCAGAGAACATGAAGCGCTAA
- a CDS encoding glycine zipper 2TM domain-containing protein, with protein sequence MNKSMLVGAVLGAVGVTAGGAVATYSLVNKGPEYAQVTDVQPIKQQVKTPREVCKDVAVTRQAPVKDQHQIAGTVVGAIAGGLLGNQIGGGSGKKIATVAGAVGGGYAGNKVQEGMQERDTYTTTQTRCNTVNDISEKVVGYNVKYTIGDKVGQVKMDHEPGSTIPLDKNGKLILSEAGQ encoded by the coding sequence GTGAACAAATCAATGCTTGTGGGTGCGGTACTGGGTGCTGTCGGTGTGACTGCCGGAGGTGCTGTCGCGACCTACAGCTTGGTCAACAAGGGGCCTGAATATGCACAGGTCACCGACGTGCAACCGATCAAACAACAGGTAAAAACCCCCCGTGAGGTCTGCAAGGACGTCGCCGTGACGCGTCAGGCGCCGGTCAAGGACCAGCACCAAATCGCCGGTACCGTGGTGGGCGCCATTGCCGGTGGCCTGCTGGGTAACCAGATCGGTGGTGGTAGCGGCAAGAAGATCGCCACCGTTGCCGGTGCGGTCGGTGGTGGTTATGCCGGTAACAAGGTGCAGGAGGGCATGCAGGAGCGTGACACCTACACCACCACGCAAACCCGCTGCAATACGGTCAACGATATCAGTGAGAAGGTGGTGGGCTACAACGTGAAGTACACCATCGGCGACAAGGTCGGGCAGGTGAAGATGGATCACGAGCCCGGTTCGACCATTCCACTGGACAAGAATGGCAAGCTGATCCTGAGCGAAGCCGGGCAGTAA
- the yajC gene encoding preprotein translocase subunit YajC, whose amino-acid sequence MSFLIPAAYADAAAPAAGPAGTGFEWIFLVGFLVIFYLMIWRPQAKRAKEQKNLLSNLQKGDEVVTNGGIAGKIVKVSDDFVVLEVSDNVELKFQKGAIAATLPKGTLKAI is encoded by the coding sequence ATGAGCTTCTTGATCCCCGCCGCTTACGCGGACGCCGCTGCACCTGCCGCCGGCCCAGCCGGTACCGGCTTCGAGTGGATTTTCCTGGTCGGTTTCCTGGTCATCTTCTACCTGATGATCTGGCGCCCGCAGGCCAAGCGTGCAAAAGAGCAGAAGAACCTGCTGAGCAACTTGCAGAAGGGTGACGAAGTTGTCACCAACGGCGGCATCGCTGGCAAGATCGTCAAGGTTTCCGATGATTTCGTGGTCCTGGAAGTTTCCGACAACGTCGAGCTGAAGTTCCAGAAGGGTGCCATCGCGGCCACCCTGCCAAAAGGTACGCTCAAGGCTATCTGA
- the tgt gene encoding tRNA guanosine(34) transglycosylase Tgt — protein MSFELLATDGKARRGRITFPRGTVETPAFMPVGTYGTVKGMLPRDIEAIGAEMILGNTFHLWLRPGTEVIKKHNGLHDFMQWKGPILTDSGGFQVFSLGAMRKIKEEGVTFASPVDGAKVFMGPEESMQVQRDLGSDVVMIFDECTPYPAEHDVARASMELSLRWAQRSKNAHADNTAALFGIVQGGMYQDLRMRSLEGLENIGFDGLAIGGLSVGEPKHEMIKVLDYLPGQMPADKPRYLMGVGKPEDLVEGVRRGVDMFDCVMPTRNARNGHLFVDTGVIKIRNAFHRHDDSPLDPTCDCYTCTNFSRAYLHHLDKCGEMLSSMLNTIHNLRHYQRLMAGLREAIQQGKLAAFVDAFYAKRGLPVPPLD, from the coding sequence ATGTCCTTCGAACTGCTGGCCACCGACGGCAAGGCCCGTCGTGGCCGCATCACCTTCCCACGGGGCACCGTGGAAACGCCGGCGTTCATGCCGGTGGGCACCTATGGCACGGTCAAGGGCATGCTGCCGCGCGACATCGAAGCCATCGGCGCCGAGATGATCCTGGGCAACACCTTCCACCTGTGGCTGCGCCCGGGCACCGAGGTGATCAAGAAGCACAACGGTCTGCACGACTTCATGCAGTGGAAAGGCCCGATCCTCACCGACTCCGGTGGCTTCCAGGTGTTCAGCCTGGGCGCCATGCGCAAGATCAAGGAAGAAGGCGTGACCTTCGCCTCGCCGGTCGATGGCGCCAAGGTGTTCATGGGCCCGGAAGAGTCGATGCAGGTGCAGCGTGACCTGGGCTCGGACGTGGTGATGATCTTCGACGAGTGTACCCCGTATCCGGCCGAGCACGATGTGGCGCGCGCGTCCATGGAGCTGTCGCTGCGCTGGGCCCAGCGCTCGAAGAACGCCCACGCCGACAACACCGCGGCGCTGTTTGGTATCGTCCAGGGCGGCATGTACCAGGACCTGCGCATGCGCTCGCTGGAAGGCCTGGAAAACATCGGCTTCGACGGCCTGGCCATTGGCGGTCTGTCGGTGGGCGAGCCCAAGCACGAAATGATCAAGGTGCTGGATTACCTGCCGGGCCAGATGCCTGCTGACAAACCTCGTTACCTTATGGGGGTAGGCAAACCGGAAGATCTCGTTGAGGGTGTGCGCCGCGGCGTCGACATGTTCGACTGCGTGATGCCGACGCGTAACGCGCGCAACGGTCATCTGTTCGTCGATACAGGGGTGATCAAGATTCGCAATGCGTTCCATCGCCACGATGATTCGCCGCTGGATCCGACCTGTGACTGCTACACCTGCACCAACTTCTCCCGCGCCTATCTCCATCACCTGGACAAGTGCGGCGAAATGCTGAGCAGCATGCTGAATACCATCCACAACTTGCGCCATTACCAGCGCTTGATGGCCGGTTTACGCGAGGCTATTCAACAAGGTAAATTGGCCGCCTTTGTCGACGCCTTCTACGCCAAGCGCGGGCTTCCTGTGCCGCCTTTGGACTGA
- a CDS encoding addiction module antidote protein, whose amino-acid sequence MSEKLIPFDMAALLSSDEAITEYLSQVLADGDTEEIIRALGHIARARGMTRIATESGLGRESLYKALSPGAKPRFDTVLKVIRALGVDLLVQPHVVPR is encoded by the coding sequence ATGAGCGAAAAGTTGATCCCGTTTGATATGGCGGCCTTGTTGAGTAGTGATGAGGCCATCACTGAGTACCTTAGTCAGGTCCTCGCAGATGGCGATACCGAGGAAATAATTCGGGCACTTGGCCATATCGCTCGCGCACGGGGAATGACGCGTATCGCCACCGAGAGTGGGTTGGGAAGGGAAAGTCTGTACAAGGCACTCAGTCCAGGCGCAAAACCACGCTTTGACACTGTGCTGAAAGTCATTCGTGCCTTGGGTGTCGACCTCCTCGTTCAGCCCCATGTGGTTCCCCGCTAG
- a CDS encoding LysR family transcriptional regulator produces the protein MRLRHIEIFQAIRQTGSVSGAAQLLHVSQPAVTKVLQHAEQQLGFPLFLRVRGKLQPTPEALELEREVDKVTESLQGVRRLAQSLRRAPGHSLRIGATPALALSLLPPAIHEWTQRYPDIACELSSAHSRELVQNLLMREIDVALTLQQPDHPALKAQALASGVLVALAPAGYWPLEDEGKPLPLAALAGAPMIGLSSADPLSVRLESYLKAVEPPPRVSIAVQTYSLARAMVESGAGLAVIDPFTALGAAPGATAIRPLAPALPITLYAVTRTAEPSPHTLSELLTIFSSRARGQLDRWR, from the coding sequence ATGCGCCTTCGCCATATCGAGATTTTCCAGGCCATCCGCCAGACCGGCTCGGTCAGCGGTGCCGCACAGTTGCTGCACGTTTCCCAACCTGCCGTGACCAAGGTTCTGCAGCACGCCGAGCAGCAACTGGGCTTCCCGTTGTTCCTGCGGGTGCGCGGCAAGCTGCAGCCCACGCCCGAAGCGCTGGAGCTGGAGCGTGAGGTCGACAAGGTAACGGAGAGTCTGCAAGGAGTGCGACGCCTGGCGCAAAGCCTGCGTCGCGCGCCAGGCCACAGCCTGCGGATCGGTGCGACCCCGGCACTGGCCCTGTCGCTGCTGCCGCCGGCCATTCATGAATGGACCCAGCGTTATCCGGATATCGCCTGCGAGTTGTCCAGCGCCCACAGTCGCGAACTGGTGCAGAACCTTTTGATGCGGGAGATCGATGTCGCCCTGACCTTGCAACAGCCAGATCACCCTGCGCTCAAGGCTCAGGCGCTGGCCAGCGGGGTTTTGGTGGCATTGGCACCGGCAGGTTATTGGCCGCTGGAAGATGAAGGCAAGCCGCTGCCGTTGGCGGCACTGGCCGGTGCGCCCATGATCGGGCTGTCCAGCGCCGACCCGCTGTCGGTGCGCCTCGAAAGCTACCTCAAGGCGGTGGAGCCGCCGCCACGGGTGAGCATTGCGGTGCAAACCTATTCACTGGCCAGGGCGATGGTCGAATCCGGTGCTGGGCTGGCGGTGATCGATCCCTTCACCGCACTTGGCGCGGCGCCTGGGGCGACCGCGATCAGGCCGCTGGCCCCGGCGCTGCCGATTACCTTGTATGCGGTCACCCGCACTGCCGAACCGTCACCGCATACATTGAGCGAGCTGCTGACGATTTTCAGCAGCCGTGCCCGGGGGCAGCTGGATCGCTGGCGCTGA
- the secF gene encoding protein translocase subunit SecF, which translates to MKTINFMGVRNVAFAVTVLLTVLALFSWWQKGLNFGLDFTGGTLIELTYERPADLKAVRAELVNSGFHEAVVQSFGATTDLLVRMPGDDPQLGNKVAEALQKAGGDNPAKVKRVEFVGPQVGEELRDQGGMGMLLALGGILIYLAFRFQWKFAVGAIVSLIHDVVVTLGILSFFQITFDLTVLAAVLAIIGYSLNDTIVVFDRVRENFRVMRKASLIENINVSTTQTLLRTIATSVSTLLAIAALLFFGGDNLFGFSLALFIGVMAGTYSSIYIANVVLIWLNLSSEDLIPPAKTDGVDDRP; encoded by the coding sequence ATGAAAACCATCAACTTCATGGGCGTGCGCAATGTCGCGTTCGCCGTTACCGTGCTCCTCACCGTGCTGGCACTGTTCAGCTGGTGGCAGAAGGGCCTGAACTTCGGCCTGGACTTCACCGGCGGTACGCTGATCGAGCTGACCTACGAGCGCCCGGCCGACCTCAAGGCGGTGCGTGCCGAGCTTGTCAATTCCGGCTTCCACGAGGCGGTAGTGCAGAGCTTCGGTGCCACCACCGACCTGCTGGTGCGCATGCCGGGTGATGACCCGCAGTTGGGCAACAAGGTAGCTGAAGCCCTGCAGAAGGCTGGCGGCGACAACCCGGCCAAGGTCAAGCGTGTCGAGTTCGTTGGTCCGCAGGTGGGTGAAGAGCTGCGCGACCAGGGTGGCATGGGCATGCTTCTGGCCCTGGGCGGCATCCTTATCTACCTGGCCTTCCGCTTCCAGTGGAAGTTCGCCGTGGGCGCGATCGTCTCGCTGATCCACGACGTGGTGGTGACCCTGGGTATCCTGTCGTTCTTCCAGATCACCTTCGACCTGACGGTGCTGGCAGCGGTGCTGGCGATCATCGGCTACTCGCTGAACGACACCATCGTCGTGTTCGACCGGGTGCGCGAGAACTTCCGCGTCATGCGCAAGGCCTCGCTGATCGAGAACATCAACGTTTCCACCACCCAGACCCTGCTGCGGACCATCGCCACCTCGGTTTCGACCTTGCTGGCCATTGCCGCGCTGCTGTTCTTCGGTGGCGACAACCTGTTCGGCTTCTCGCTGGCACTGTTCATCGGCGTCATGGCCGGTACCTATTCGTCGATCTATATCGCCAACGTGGTACTGATCTGGCTGAACCTGAGCAGTGAAGACCTGATCCCGCCCGCCAAGACCGATGGTGTGGACGACCGTCCATAA
- the secD gene encoding protein translocase subunit SecD — protein sequence MLNKYPLWKYALIVLVLAIGFIYSAPNLYPDDPAVQISGASSALQVNQADLDRVSKALGDAKIAVKGVSLGEKGSGLIRLTNQEDQLPAKDVVRKALGDDYVVALNLAQTTPQWLRNLGASPMKLGLDLSGGVHFLLEVDMDKAMNARMKVYEGEVKTLLRKERVRYRSLPQQDGGIMLGFADDATREQARVLIRKNFNDFDLTTTERNELAVLRLALTQAKVAEIREYSIKQNLTTVRNRVNELGVAEPLVQRQGANRIVVELPGVQDTAEAKRILGKTANLEFRFGAEPGASKATTEVFEFREGGRSAAVERGLIITGDQVTDAQASFDEQGRPQVNIRLDGHGGELMTRATRSNVGRSMAVIFIEQKPVTRYVKQTVDGVEKDVAVQSFQEEKKIISLATIQSPLGSQFRITGLNGQGESSELALLLRAGGLAAPMYFAEERTIGPSLGADNITKGIDASLWGMLFVSLFIIAIYRAFGVIATIALAGNMVLLLALMSLLGATLTLPGIAGIVLTMGMAVDANVLIFSRIREELNAGMSVQRAIHEGFNRAYTAIIDANLTSLLVGGILFAMGTGPVKGFAVTMSLGIFTSMFTAVMVTRAMVNLTCGGRDIKKLWV from the coding sequence ATGCTGAACAAATACCCTCTGTGGAAATACGCACTGATCGTGCTGGTACTGGCGATCGGTTTTATTTATTCCGCTCCCAACCTCTACCCGGATGATCCGGCGGTACAGATCAGTGGTGCCAGCTCGGCGCTGCAGGTGAACCAGGCCGACCTCGACCGCGTCAGCAAGGCGCTGGGCGATGCCAAGATCGCCGTCAAGGGCGTGAGCCTGGGTGAGAAGGGCAGCGGGCTGATCCGCCTGACCAATCAGGAAGACCAGCTACCAGCCAAGGATGTAGTGCGCAAGGCACTGGGCGATGATTACGTCGTGGCCCTGAACCTGGCCCAGACTACCCCGCAATGGCTGCGCAACCTGGGCGCAAGCCCGATGAAGCTGGGCCTGGACCTGTCCGGTGGTGTGCACTTCCTGCTGGAAGTGGACATGGACAAGGCCATGAACGCCCGCATGAAAGTCTACGAAGGCGAGGTCAAGACCTTGCTGCGCAAAGAGCGCGTCCGCTACCGCAGCCTGCCTCAACAGGATGGCGGCATCATGCTGGGCTTTGCTGACGATGCTACCCGCGAACAGGCTCGTGTCCTGATCCGCAAGAATTTCAATGACTTCGACCTGACCACCACCGAGCGCAACGAGCTCGCCGTGCTGCGTCTGGCGCTGACCCAGGCGAAAGTCGCCGAGATCCGCGAATACTCGATCAAGCAGAACCTCACCACCGTCCGCAACCGGGTCAACGAGCTGGGTGTGGCCGAGCCGCTGGTACAGCGCCAGGGCGCCAACCGCATCGTGGTCGAGCTGCCAGGCGTGCAGGACACTGCCGAAGCCAAGCGTATCCTGGGTAAAACCGCCAACCTGGAGTTCCGCTTCGGTGCCGAGCCGGGTGCGTCCAAGGCCACTACCGAGGTGTTCGAGTTCCGTGAAGGCGGCCGCTCCGCCGCGGTCGAGCGCGGCCTGATCATCACTGGTGACCAGGTGACCGACGCCCAGGCCAGCTTCGACGAACAAGGTCGCCCGCAGGTGAACATCCGCCTGGATGGCCACGGTGGCGAGCTGATGACCCGCGCTACCCGCAGCAACGTCGGCCGCAGCATGGCGGTGATCTTCATCGAGCAGAAGCCGGTCACCCGCTACGTCAAGCAGACCGTCGACGGCGTCGAGAAGGACGTTGCCGTACAGAGCTTCCAGGAAGAGAAGAAGATCATCAGCCTGGCGACCATCCAGTCGCCGCTGGGCAGCCAGTTCCGCATCACCGGCCTGAACGGCCAGGGCGAATCGTCCGAACTGGCCCTGCTGCTGCGTGCCGGTGGCCTGGCTGCGCCGATGTACTTTGCAGAAGAGCGTACCATCGGCCCAAGCCTGGGTGCCGACAACATCACCAAGGGTATCGATGCGTCGCTGTGGGGCATGTTGTTCGTCTCGCTGTTCATCATCGCCATCTACCGCGCCTTCGGTGTGATCGCCACCATCGCCCTGGCAGGCAACATGGTCCTGCTGCTGGCGCTGATGTCGCTGTTGGGTGCTACCCTGACCCTGCCGGGTATTGCCGGTATCGTGTTGACCATGGGTATGGCGGTGGACGCCAACGTGCTGATCTTCTCGCGTATCCGCGAAGAGCTGAACGCCGGCATGTCGGTGCAACGCGCCATTCATGAAGGCTTCAACCGCGCCTACACCGCGATCATCGACGCCAACCTGACCAGCCTGCTGGTCGGCGGCATCCTGTTCGCCATGGGTACCGGCCCGGTCAAGGGCTTTGCGGTCACCATGTCCCTCGGGATTTTCACCTCGATGTTCACCGCCGTCATGGTGACCCGTGCAATGGTCAACCTGACCTGCGGCGGGCGTGACATCAAGAAGCTGTGGGTTTGA
- a CDS encoding transporter substrate-binding domain-containing protein encodes MRKITLIGCTLGLLLGTQAHADEAALGPTLSKIARANSITLGYRDASVPFSYVGDHSGQPMGYSVDLANKIVERVQQKLALPQLKVKYNLVTSQTRIPLVQNGTVDLECGSTGVTAERQKQVAFSYGFIYVKGQLLTAKDSGIKSFADLRGKNVVTTAGTTNERYLKSYNVDNKMDMYVISAKDHGEAFQMLQSGRAAAFYMDDALLYGERAKARDPHNWVVVGEEQSREIYSCMVRKDDPQFLALVNAALGELYSSGEINGIYQRWFEQPIPPKGLNLEFPMTSELKAIFAKPVSDPVE; translated from the coding sequence ATGCGAAAAATCACGTTGATCGGCTGCACCCTTGGCCTGTTGCTAGGCACCCAGGCCCATGCTGACGAAGCAGCGCTGGGGCCTACCCTGAGCAAGATTGCCAGAGCCAACAGCATTACCCTGGGCTATCGCGATGCTTCAGTGCCGTTCTCCTACGTGGGAGATCATTCGGGACAACCCATGGGCTACTCAGTAGACCTGGCGAACAAGATCGTCGAGCGGGTACAGCAGAAGCTGGCATTGCCCCAGCTCAAGGTGAAGTACAACCTGGTGACATCGCAAACCCGCATTCCGCTGGTACAGAACGGTACCGTTGACCTGGAGTGCGGCTCGACCGGCGTCACCGCAGAGCGCCAGAAGCAGGTGGCGTTTTCCTATGGGTTCATCTATGTCAAAGGTCAATTACTGACGGCCAAAGACAGCGGGATCAAGAGTTTCGCCGACCTGCGCGGCAAGAATGTGGTGACCACCGCCGGCACCACCAACGAACGCTATCTGAAAAGCTACAACGTCGATAACAAGATGGACATGTACGTGATCAGCGCCAAGGACCATGGTGAAGCCTTCCAGATGTTGCAGTCCGGCCGGGCAGCGGCGTTCTACATGGACGATGCGCTGCTCTACGGAGAACGCGCCAAGGCCCGTGATCCGCACAACTGGGTGGTGGTCGGGGAAGAGCAGTCGCGGGAAATCTACAGCTGCATGGTGCGCAAGGATGACCCGCAGTTCCTCGCGCTGGTGAACGCGGCGCTGGGCGAGCTGTACAGTTCCGGGGAAATCAACGGGATCTACCAGCGCTGGTTCGAACAACCGATTCCGCCCAAAGGCTTGAACCTGGAATTCCCGATGACCAGCGAACTCAAGGCCATCTTTGCCAAGCCGGTGAGTGACCCGGTGGAGTAG
- a CDS encoding type II toxin-antitoxin system RelE/ParE family toxin, which produces MYLVEQTESFAVWLSSLRDLRAQLAIGRRLERAAMGNLGDVKWLGGGIGELRIDVAAGYRVYFAQKGQRLVLLLVGGDKSTQATDILKARKLLKEMK; this is translated from the coding sequence ATGTATCTCGTTGAACAGACGGAGAGCTTTGCAGTTTGGCTATCCAGCTTGAGAGATTTGAGGGCCCAGCTTGCGATAGGTCGTAGATTGGAGCGAGCAGCAATGGGGAATCTTGGAGATGTCAAATGGCTTGGAGGCGGTATCGGTGAGCTTCGCATCGATGTAGCTGCTGGATATCGTGTCTATTTTGCGCAAAAGGGCCAGAGGCTGGTTCTGCTGTTGGTCGGTGGAGACAAGTCCACCCAGGCCACCGATATCCTCAAAGCCAGAAAACTGCTGAAGGAGATGAAATGA